From the Pseudomonas syringae KCTC 12500 genome, the window CGAGCACCTTGCTCAACGGCACGGCTTCAAGCGTCAAAGTGAATGTGTATAAACCGGCGACCAGCAATGTGCTGGGCAACGTCATCACCGGTGCGGCCGCCACACTGAACAGCCTGACCCTGGCGCTGGATGCGATTGTCGACGACACCCTGACACGCTTGCTCACGTCAGTCGTCGACCCGTTGTTCGAATCACTGGGTGTGAGCATGGGGGCCACCGACGTCGGCACCAACCTGAGCTGCAACCTGGGTCAGGCGACACTGGTGATCTAGCTGCCGGTCTGATCGGCGTTGAAGATCGGCAGCTCGATCTGGAATCGAGCGCCCTCGCCGACGTTGGCGACGCTGAGCTGGCCGCCCATCTGGTCGACAATGCCGTAACTGACGGACAAGCCCAGGCCAGTGCCGACACCTACCGGTTTAGTGGTGAAAAACGGCTCGAAAATGCGTTCCAGCAACCGCGGATCGATGCCCCCGCCGTTGTCCTGGACCGCCAGGCGGATGATATTTTCATCGCGCTCGGCCTCGACACTGATCCACGGCTCGAAATCCCGGTCCTTTTCCCGGCGCGACAACAAGGCATCACGGGCGTTGACCATCAGGTTGATCAGCACCTGCTCAAGCTGATCGACATGGCCGCGAACCCGCACCGCGTCGATCATCCCGCCGACCCGAAGCTGCACGCCCTTGCCTTTCATGCCTTCAGCCAGCATCGAGATGGTGCCTTCGACCGCCTGAGCCGGATCGAACAACTGCTCTTCTACTTCAGAGCGGCGACCGAATACCCGCATGTGATCGACTACCCGGGCAGCGCGCTGCACCTGAGTGTCAATGCGATTGAGTTTTTCAGTGAGGTATTCGATGTCTACATCACCCCGGCCCAGACGCTTGAGAACGTTGACCACGGCCATGCGCATGACGTTGAGCGGCTGGTTGATCTCATGGGCCAGACCGGTGGACATCTCGCCAAGCGTTGCCATCTTCGCGCTCTGATTCAACTGCATGCGCGAGCGGCGTACATCGGTGTTGTCACGCCCCACCGCCTGCACTTCGACCAGCTTGCCGTGCTCATCGAATACCCCTCGGTCGGCCCATATCCACCAGGCATACTCGCGTCCCGGCAGCTCGATACAGATTTCCTCGGTACTCACCGGTGCTTCCGGAGTCAGCTGGCTGATACGCTTGATGAACGCCTCACGCTGCTCGTCCGACAGCCAGTCTCCGAGGTTGATCCCGGTCAGTTGCTCGGGTGTGCACTCCATATAGTTGGCCAGCGGCCGGTTGCCGAAACTCAACACCAGGTCCGGCGTGTAGCGGCAGATCATCGCCGGCGAATCCTCGACCAGAATGCGGTAACGCTCCTCGCTGCGCCGTATATGCTCTGCGGCCAGGGTGGCCTCGGTCACGTCCAGCCACAGCCCCACCGCCTCCACCGGCATGCCGAGGTCGTCACGCAGCAGTCGCGCCTCGTCCAGCAGCCAGTGGTATTGGCCGTTCCTGTTGCGCAACCTGAAACGGCGGCTGACGAAGCCTTCACGCAGCAGTTGCCGGTTACGCTCGAACCAGATGTCGTGGTCTTCGGGATGGATGTATCCCGCCAGTTGCCCATCGACGCAATCGGCCAGCGTCCAGCCCAGCAAGGGCGTCAGGCTGTCACTGAAAAAGGTTGGCTCCAGGTTGCCGTGATCGTAACGCTGCACGTAAATCACGGCGGGCGAGCTGGCAATCAGGTTATCCAGCCGGGCATGCGCGGCGGCGGCCTCGGTTTCCTGATTCTTGATATCGCTGACGTCCAGCATGAACCCCAGCACTCGCTGAACCTGGCCCCTGATCAATGCCTGCCCCTGGATACGAAACCAGAGGGTTTCCTGAGTGGGGTCATTTTGTGCCAGACGTACACAGAGCAACAGCGGCGTGCCTTTGTCGCGCAACTGCGCGAGACGACTGGACAGCTCCTGTCGATCGGCGGGATGAATCAGTGCCAGCCAGTCCTGACGCGACAGGCTCTCGACCCGGTCGCCCAGACGCAGACTGCGAGCCAGCTGCGGTGCCAGCAGAACCTCGTCACGATCCGGCAGCAATTCCCACCAACCGGTGCCCAGCAGGTCCTGAAGCACCGCCAGGCGTTCGACATGGTGACGGTTATGTTGCTCGGACATTCGAAAAAGAACCGGCCCGGCCAAGGCTGAGCACAGGTTGAGCCACTCGCGCTCGCCAAGGTCCGGAGCCTGCTGCTGCGCGTTATAAAATCCGAACATCAACCAGGCCTTGGCAACGTTATCGCGGCTGTGGGGGATCAGAAAACCGTCAGCGTTACCGAAAGCACTTTGCAGCGCGCCCTCATCGACAGTGCCGCCAAACCTCAGTTGCTGTGTAGCGTCGACGTTGAATCGATCCAGCGCAGTGCCCAGCCGCTGCCCGACCTGCCACAACTCGGGCGCCGTATGCGCGCTGTACTGACAATAAACACGCCAGCCGACACCGCCGGCCTCCGGTAACACCAGCGCCACACAAGGGATGCGCCACAGCTGCGCGAGCTCCTCCAGTTGCTCGCTCACCACCGTAGTCAGGCGTTCGACGTTGCACGCTCGCACACGCTCAGCCATCTGCCCGGCAAACCGCAGGCACTGCTGGCGGCTCCGCGCGGCACTGGCCTCCTCCATCAGGTCGCTGATATCCAGCAATTGCAAGAGCCAGCCCTTGCCATGCGCCTGCACCCAGCCTCTGGCGTGCAAGGTGTGTGCATCGTCCCCTTTGAAGTCCAGGTCGAGCATGTGCCCCAGCCAGTCACGCGGCACCCCTTCAATGACCAGTGCACTGTTGGGCAGCAGCAGACTCATCAAACGCTGAGCCGCCGGCAGTGGCGCAGCGACGTCCAGCCGGGCGAGCAAGTGCGGGCTGATGCTTTGTATACGGCCTTCGTCATCCAGCAGCAGATAGAGATCCGCACCGATCGGACCGGGCTCGCTCGATACAGCCAAGGGCTGCGGCACCTGCGTTGCTTCACCACGGCCCAGCCAACGGCTCAAACGATTCTTTTCAAGGGACAAGTTGCAGACTCGCTTGTGCAGTCAGGTTGTTCGGCAAGCGTGGAACCTCGCCAATGCCTGGAAGAGTCAACAAGGGCAGTACCTGAGCCAGTCGGGTCTTGGGGTACTGGATGGTCACGGTCAGAATGCCTGCGCTATAGGTCACGCTGGTATGGTTGATATTGAATCCCAGCGCAGGGGGTATCCACGACAACTGGTTCATGACCACACTCTGAGCCTGACTCTTTAACAAATCGTTATAGCCGGTAACTGTTGGACTGAGGGCCACACTTCTGCGCACCGCTTCACTGGCGGCGGCATTGAATGACTGGACCATGAGCAACGGCAGGCTATAACTCACCATGCCGTAGAACACCGCAAAGAAAATAACGAACACCGCAGAGAATTCAATAGCGGCGGCCCCCTGTTGACGACGGGGCAAGGTATGTTGCAGAACAGTTTTCATATCGACGTCTACCCTGACATGTAGTGCATCAACACAGCATAGATTCTTTCCCGATAACAGGATGTCTTCGGCGTGATGAAATTATTTTTCCTGTTGATATGGTTTGCAATTTGCGCCGAACAGGATGCGCGTTGCAAGCAGATTTCCAACGGGCTGACACTCGGCGCCGCAGCGCTGGCTATTATCTACCTGGCTTTGACCGGTATGACCTGGCTCGGCTCGCCTGCGCGGGAGGCCTTGCTGGCCGTGACCTTGGCATTGGCGCTGACATTGCCAGGCTATGCACTCGGGAAGTTGGGTGCCGCAGACGTCAAACTGATGACGGCGTTGGCGCTGGCCTCGAACAGTGCCTATCTACTGGGTACGTTTATTGGCGCCGGGGTTGCCATGGCGACCTGGCTTATCGTCGCAAAGCGTGCCTGGCCCCCGACACAGCAATGGGTTACGCAACGCTATCGGTATATGAACCCCACGGCGCCAGATAAATATCCTTTTTCACCTTTCTTGTTCGCAGGCTTACTCCTGAGCACGGCACTGCTCCACTAGTCGACTAACGCTGCGGGAAAATTTTATTGCTATGTACATAGTCAGAAAGTACGACTACGGTTAAGTCATCGCGATGGCGTACTGTCATCAATACCCGCACTGATCGAATAACGCCGAGTCATGTTTTGCTGAATGGATCGGGGCGCCGTCAACGGCCCCCTAACAGCATGGAGTTGCCTGTGGATAACGACCCGCTCACGAAAGTTCTGGTGGTCGATGACCAGCCCCTTATCGTTGAAGAACTCTGCGAGTTTCTGGAAAGCAGCGGCTATGAGTGTGTGCGTTGCCACTCAAGCCTTGAGGCCATCGAGCGTTTCAGCGCCGACAGCACCATCGGCATCGTACTCTGTGATCTGGAAATGCCCGGCATGAATGGCATCGAGATGGTCGAAGCGATGAAGATGACTGGCGGTAAGACGCACCTGTTCGAGGCCATCATGCTGACCGGCCAGGCCGAGAAGAAAGACGTCATCAAGGCGCTTCGGGCCGGCATAGCCGATTACTACCAGAAGCCGGTTGATCTGGAAGAATTGCTCGAAGGTGTGCAGTTGCAAGTACAAGCCCTGCACGAGCGGCAGAAAAACCGTCAGCAACTGGGCCTGCTCAACGAGAAGCTCCAGTTCCTGGCCGCCTCCATCGACGACCTTTACAAGAATCTGGACAGCGTCCAGAACAACTCCCAACCCGCGCGCAAAGCGCGTGACCGTCAGGAACGTGATGGGCAGATGCCGGTGGCACTGGCCAAGTTGTCACCTCGCCAACTGGACGTGGCTCGCCTGGTCAGTACCGGGCTGACCAATTACCAGATCGCCTGCGAACTGGGCATAACTGAAAACACTGTAAAACTCTATGTCTCGCAAGTACTGCGCCTGACGCACATGCACAACCGCACACAACTGGCGCTGGCATTTTCACCGGGCAAATCGGCGGAGCGGCACAGACAGATCGAAAGCCAGGACTGAGCAGGTATCAGGCTTCGATTTCGGTCCGCACGACGTGATAAGGCATGTCGACCAGCACCGAGTGCACGCGATTGCGGCCCGCATGCTTGGCGCAATACAACGCAGTATCCGCCTGCGAGGCAAGGCTCAGGCTGTCGTCATGGGCACCGAGGGCTACCACGCCGGCGCTGAAAGTGCAGAACAGATCGGCGGGCTGCGCCGGATAATGGATCTCTGCAAAACGATGGCGAATGTCATCCAGTACCCCGTGGGCGCTCTGGATATCAGTGTCCGGCATGACAATAGCGAATTCTTCACCACCGTAACGACCGATGAAGTCGGTTTTGCGCAGGCGTTGTTTGAGAAACAGCGCAAGGCTCTTGATCACACGGTCCCCCATCGGGTGCCCGTGGCTGTCGTTGACTCTCTTGAAGTGGTCGATATCGAGCATGGCAAAGCACAGCGGCTTGCCTTCACGTCGCGAACGAAAGCTGCAATCTTCCAGCAGTTGCAAAATATGCGTGTGATTGTAAAGCCCGGTCAGGCTGTCACGGACCATGCGCGCCTTGAGGTTTCGCGCCCTGGCAGCGCGGTTGCGCACGGTGGTGATCAGGTGACGGGGTTTGATCGGCTTGGTCAGGAAGTCGTCGCCGCCTTCGCTCATGGCATCGAGCTGCTTGTCCTGATCGTCTTCGGCCGACAGATAAATGATCGGCACGCTGACATAACGGTCGTTATGGCGGATGACCTTGGCCAACTCAGTGCCGGTACAGCCCGGCATGTACATATCGAGGATGATCAGGTCAGGCTGAAACTCGGCCAGTTCGGACATCGCCTGAATCGGATCAAGCAACACCCGCGTCACGATTCCGGCAGCGTTCAGAACACGCTCGGTGTGCAGCGCCTGCGCGCGCGAGTCGTCGATGATCAGCACTTTATAAGGCTCGTATTGAGCCACGCAGGTCAGGACTTCTATCTTTTCCAGCAGACTCGACGCTTCCAGCGCGCCGGTCAGAAACTCTTCGCCACCAGC encodes:
- a CDS encoding PAS domain-containing sensor histidine kinase → MSLEKNRLSRWLGRGEATQVPQPLAVSSEPGPIGADLYLLLDDEGRIQSISPHLLARLDVAAPLPAAQRLMSLLLPNSALVIEGVPRDWLGHMLDLDFKGDDAHTLHARGWVQAHGKGWLLQLLDISDLMEEASAARSRQQCLRFAGQMAERVRACNVERLTTVVSEQLEELAQLWRIPCVALVLPEAGGVGWRVYCQYSAHTAPELWQVGQRLGTALDRFNVDATQQLRFGGTVDEGALQSAFGNADGFLIPHSRDNVAKAWLMFGFYNAQQQAPDLGEREWLNLCSALAGPVLFRMSEQHNRHHVERLAVLQDLLGTGWWELLPDRDEVLLAPQLARSLRLGDRVESLSRQDWLALIHPADRQELSSRLAQLRDKGTPLLLCVRLAQNDPTQETLWFRIQGQALIRGQVQRVLGFMLDVSDIKNQETEAAAAHARLDNLIASSPAVIYVQRYDHGNLEPTFFSDSLTPLLGWTLADCVDGQLAGYIHPEDHDIWFERNRQLLREGFVSRRFRLRNRNGQYHWLLDEARLLRDDLGMPVEAVGLWLDVTEATLAAEHIRRSEERYRILVEDSPAMICRYTPDLVLSFGNRPLANYMECTPEQLTGINLGDWLSDEQREAFIKRISQLTPEAPVSTEEICIELPGREYAWWIWADRGVFDEHGKLVEVQAVGRDNTDVRRSRMQLNQSAKMATLGEMSTGLAHEINQPLNVMRMAVVNVLKRLGRGDVDIEYLTEKLNRIDTQVQRAARVVDHMRVFGRRSEVEEQLFDPAQAVEGTISMLAEGMKGKGVQLRVGGMIDAVRVRGHVDQLEQVLINLMVNARDALLSRREKDRDFEPWISVEAERDENIIRLAVQDNGGGIDPRLLERIFEPFFTTKPVGVGTGLGLSVSYGIVDQMGGQLSVANVGEGARFQIELPIFNADQTGS
- a CDS encoding TadE/TadG family type IV pilus assembly protein — its product is MKTVLQHTLPRRQQGAAAIEFSAVFVIFFAVFYGMVSYSLPLLMVQSFNAAASEAVRRSVALSPTVTGYNDLLKSQAQSVVMNQLSWIPPALGFNINHTSVTYSAGILTVTIQYPKTRLAQVLPLLTLPGIGEVPRLPNNLTAQASLQLVP
- a CDS encoding A24 family peptidase, yielding MKLFFLLIWFAICAEQDARCKQISNGLTLGAAALAIIYLALTGMTWLGSPAREALLAVTLALALTLPGYALGKLGAADVKLMTALALASNSAYLLGTFIGAGVAMATWLIVAKRAWPPTQQWVTQRYRYMNPTAPDKYPFSPFLFAGLLLSTALLH
- a CDS encoding response regulator transcription factor encodes the protein MELPVDNDPLTKVLVVDDQPLIVEELCEFLESSGYECVRCHSSLEAIERFSADSTIGIVLCDLEMPGMNGIEMVEAMKMTGGKTHLFEAIMLTGQAEKKDVIKALRAGIADYYQKPVDLEELLEGVQLQVQALHERQKNRQQLGLLNEKLQFLAASIDDLYKNLDSVQNNSQPARKARDRQERDGQMPVALAKLSPRQLDVARLVSTGLTNYQIACELGITENTVKLYVSQVLRLTHMHNRTQLALAFSPGKSAERHRQIESQD
- a CDS encoding response regulator: MTYPEDPSRDRLKHHFAQRVIHQARQILETWQRLQKAEWSVGDMAELKESTQRLSRFAERFEQVEHSALAQEISQALDVVEANRGRLNSRVITDLNRLMQRLSRTGLRHGDRFEQTALPPLRKPVYIVLQDHERAERLAKQLEFFGLAALSLHNVAEFQRAMAQRHPAAIVMDVDFSGPGKGLELASQAQEGLEQKLPLLFFSVNETDTPTRLAAVRAGGEEFLTGALEASSLLEKIEVLTCVAQYEPYKVLIIDDSRAQALHTERVLNAAGIVTRVLLDPIQAMSELAEFQPDLIILDMYMPGCTGTELAKVIRHNDRYVSVPIIYLSAEDDQDKQLDAMSEGGDDFLTKPIKPRHLITTVRNRAARARNLKARMVRDSLTGLYNHTHILQLLEDCSFRSRREGKPLCFAMLDIDHFKRVNDSHGHPMGDRVIKSLALFLKQRLRKTDFIGRYGGEEFAIVMPDTDIQSAHGVLDDIRHRFAEIHYPAQPADLFCTFSAGVVALGAHDDSLSLASQADTALYCAKHAGRNRVHSVLVDMPYHVVRTEIEA